A single Sulfurimonas aquatica DNA region contains:
- a CDS encoding dynamin family protein → MKHLQNIVREYKETYLNEELFDDTISGEIKHKQKLLLDEKFLPSVGLKSLFNKLLRRSTYPMEVAIVGQFSSGKSTFLNALLSKDILPTGITPVTSKVNYINYSDEYKLKVTYNNGADEYHPLESISNFTDQRYSMEDVKYITLYAPMEILKDISFVDTPGLNSQSLSDTQVTKKILRDVDGIIWLTLLDNAGKESESQVLSEYLENFKDKSLCVLNQKDKFDSKQVETTVGYMQMNFKDFFVQVIPISAKQALDSRVNQKDVLINSALISMQKSFNETSKLYKNEDDLSFFQKEFEIYSENIKAIQNKDNSKDKELMKESNISEVLDFIENTIRPQAKASKEYSIKKELQDICDILIKEYESILGVYESLVEILKSKESEVLVAFDSVTHKHSKALSLTYRQMESIVESVRDAIYENIKQKQSSYYKVEKGIFAQSSIKRYDYESTYVDGEAIMSALFYNNQSLDKQINSALAYSKSIEKQSSEDLKGVFRILKYAIQLWQEPYELIKKHREIASDLEFANTRQFVSKAYENIILPYHRLILTNITYLQKNFAYFHGAFAFSYKQVTQEAIFLIQQKIDIQTTSFEKDPLKYSLSTPTSDEIMEIVKESFSFDKVEAFLTSKRNYLFKTIERSKEEFLEVNTQQIEYVTSKKEIYEQKIKELKDIKLNKESNE, encoded by the coding sequence ATGAAGCATCTTCAAAATATAGTTAGAGAGTACAAAGAGACTTATCTTAATGAGGAACTTTTTGATGATACCATAAGCGGGGAGATTAAACACAAGCAGAAACTATTGCTTGATGAAAAATTTCTTCCATCAGTTGGACTAAAGTCTCTTTTTAACAAACTTCTTCGTCGTAGCACATACCCTATGGAAGTCGCGATTGTTGGACAGTTCTCATCTGGAAAGTCAACATTTTTAAATGCGCTTCTCTCTAAAGACATTCTTCCAACGGGGATAACTCCGGTAACCTCAAAAGTAAACTACATCAACTACTCAGATGAGTATAAACTCAAAGTGACCTACAATAACGGAGCAGATGAGTATCATCCCCTAGAGAGTATTTCAAACTTTACTGATCAGCGATACTCTATGGAAGACGTAAAGTACATTACGCTTTACGCACCGATGGAAATTTTAAAAGATATATCTTTTGTTGATACTCCAGGGCTAAATTCTCAATCACTCAGTGATACTCAGGTAACAAAAAAGATACTTAGAGACGTAGATGGTATTATTTGGCTTACGCTTCTAGATAACGCAGGTAAGGAGAGTGAATCGCAGGTACTCAGTGAGTATCTAGAAAACTTCAAAGATAAATCACTCTGCGTTTTAAACCAAAAAGATAAGTTTGATTCTAAGCAAGTAGAGACTACGGTTGGGTATATGCAGATGAATTTTAAAGATTTTTTTGTGCAAGTTATTCCTATATCCGCAAAGCAAGCACTTGACTCGCGCGTAAATCAAAAAGATGTACTTATAAACAGCGCTCTCATTAGTATGCAAAAATCTTTTAACGAAACCAGTAAACTTTATAAAAACGAGGATGATTTATCCTTTTTTCAAAAAGAGTTTGAAATATACTCTGAAAATATTAAAGCTATACAAAACAAAGATAACTCCAAAGACAAAGAGCTTATGAAAGAGTCAAATATCTCTGAAGTACTTGATTTTATAGAAAATACGATTAGGCCACAGGCCAAGGCTTCTAAAGAGTACTCTATAAAAAAAGAGTTACAAGATATATGTGATATTCTCATTAAAGAGTATGAGAGCATACTTGGCGTTTATGAGAGTTTGGTAGAAATTTTAAAGAGTAAAGAGAGTGAAGTCTTAGTTGCTTTTGACTCTGTTACGCATAAACACTCCAAGGCGCTTAGTCTCACATATAGGCAGATGGAGTCTATCGTTGAATCTGTAAGAGATGCTATATATGAAAATATAAAACAGAAGCAATCGAGCTATTATAAAGTAGAGAAGGGTATATTTGCACAAAGTAGCATTAAACGCTATGACTATGAGAGCACTTATGTTGATGGAGAAGCGATTATGAGCGCTCTTTTTTACAATAATCAATCTCTAGATAAGCAGATAAATAGTGCGCTTGCTTACTCTAAAAGTATAGAAAAACAGAGTAGTGAAGATCTTAAAGGCGTCTTTAGAATTCTAAAATATGCTATACAGTTATGGCAAGAGCCTTATGAACTAATAAAAAAACATAGAGAGATAGCCTCTGACTTAGAGTTTGCAAATACAAGGCAGTTCGTCTCGAAGGCTTATGAGAATATTATACTCCCTTACCATAGGCTTATTCTTACTAACATAACTTATTTGCAAAAAAACTTTGCATATTTCCATGGGGCGTTTGCTTTTTCATACAAGCAGGTAACGCAGGAGGCTATCTTTTTGATACAACAGAAGATAGATATACAAACTACCTCTTTTGAGAAGGACCCTCTAAAGTACTCACTAAGTACTCCAACTTCAGATGAGATAATGGAGATTGTAAAAGAGAGTTTTTCATTTGATAAGGTAGAGGCTTTTTTGACATCAAAAAGAAACTATCTTTTTAAAACCATAGAGAGATCAAAAGAAGAATTCCTAGAGGTAAATACTCAGCAAATAGAGTATGTTACATCCAAAAAAGAGATATATGAACAGAAGATAAAAGAGCTTAAAGATATAAAACTTAACAAGGAAAGTAATGAGTAA
- a CDS encoding pentapeptide repeat-containing protein, with product MSKSAVVIVDGLDCFAEDFEKIEISGESVKSAEFEECSFISCDFSETLWRSCRFIDCHFKNCNMSVMRLTDSKLSGCTFESSKMLGIDWTMCDWKSLLTNDLMKFYKCILNDSNFYGISMDGVEMKECSAKELDLRLGSFKNADFSGSDFKGSLFENTHLEYANFSDASNTHIDLKNNYLQGTRFSRYEALYLLESMGIVLVD from the coding sequence ATGAGTAAGAGTGCTGTGGTGATAGTAGATGGTTTGGACTGTTTTGCAGAAGATTTTGAAAAAATTGAGATCAGTGGTGAGAGCGTAAAAAGTGCAGAGTTTGAAGAGTGTAGTTTTATCTCATGCGATTTTAGTGAGACTCTATGGCGTTCATGTCGCTTTATTGATTGTCATTTTAAAAATTGTAACATGAGCGTAATGAGGCTTACTGACTCTAAGCTTAGTGGGTGTACTTTTGAGTCGTCTAAGATGTTGGGCATTGACTGGACTATGTGTGATTGGAAAAGTCTTTTAACTAATGATCTGATGAAGTTTTACAAGTGTATACTCAACGATAGCAACTTTTATGGAATCTCGATGGATGGCGTTGAGATGAAAGAGTGTAGTGCTAAAGAGCTTGACCTTCGTCTAGGATCGTTTAAAAACGCGGACTTTAGTGGGAGTGATTTTAAAGGCTCTCTTTTTGAAAACACTCATTTAGAGTACGCTAACTTTAGTGACGCTAGCAACACGCATATCGACCTTAAAAATAATTATCTTCAAGGCACTCGATTTAGTAGATATGAAGCTCTCTATTTACTAGAGAGTATGGGGATTGTTTTAGTTGACTAG
- a CDS encoding adenylyltransferase/cytidyltransferase family protein produces the protein MIVYTVGTFDLLHVGHLALLEYCKTLGDKLIVGVASNEVVGSYKRNVPVIPLNQRMEMLKALSCVDSVVSYDKLEYVTNCKEQNIDIFVIGEDWGDKPHNIAVEKYLKAQGKKIMQVSYNPQTSSTKIKQNVIAQSHKGKYVAHIIE, from the coding sequence ATGATTGTATATACCGTAGGCACTTTCGATTTGTTACATGTTGGTCATTTAGCTTTACTAGAGTACTGTAAAACTTTAGGTGATAAGTTGATAGTTGGCGTTGCGTCTAATGAAGTAGTAGGCTCATACAAAAGAAACGTACCGGTAATCCCACTTAACCAAAGAATGGAAATGCTAAAAGCTTTAAGCTGCGTGGACTCTGTCGTATCTTATGACAAGCTTGAGTATGTGACTAACTGTAAAGAGCAAAATATTGATATATTTGTAATTGGAGAAGACTGGGGAGATAAACCTCATAATATCGCAGTAGAAAAATACCTAAAAGCACAGGGTAAAAAGATTATGCAAGTTAGTTATAATCCACAAACCTCATCTACAAAGATAAAACAAAATGTCATTGCCCAATCCCACAAGGGTAAATATGTCGCACATATAATTGAGTAA
- a CDS encoding CDP-alcohol phosphatidyltransferase family protein codes for MSTRNSTLPQPSILSYIKDIPNLLSLAGLACTLLAIYYAILENYSISMIAMVWAVAFDWADGLVARKLKGRTSTDAKFGGQLDVLIDIVSYGVTPAIILLSYGKFEPLYLVGAFIMIAAAAVRLSYFSTYGLAGGTKYTGLALDNNSLILVFVFLLESFVSHDMFTIILYLSGVGLAVLNVSEIKTPKLSGNPRNVWLLGTYILTITLIYGSKLIF; via the coding sequence ATGTCAACAAGAAATTCTACATTGCCACAACCTAGTATTCTCTCTTACATAAAGGATATACCAAACCTTTTATCACTCGCAGGATTAGCCTGTACGCTACTTGCCATATATTATGCAATTTTAGAAAATTACTCCATCTCAATGATTGCAATGGTGTGGGCCGTCGCTTTTGATTGGGCTGATGGTCTAGTTGCTAGAAAACTCAAAGGAAGAACCTCTACCGATGCAAAATTTGGAGGACAACTTGACGTTTTAATAGACATAGTAAGTTATGGCGTTACTCCCGCAATTATACTTTTGAGTTATGGAAAGTTTGAGCCACTCTATTTAGTTGGAGCTTTTATTATGATAGCGGCTGCGGCAGTAAGATTAAGTTATTTTAGTACATACGGTCTAGCAGGCGGAACAAAATATACTGGACTCGCTCTTGACAATAATAGTCTGATTTTAGTATTTGTATTTTTACTAGAGAGTTTTGTAAGTCATGATATGTTTACAATCATCTTATATCTTAGTGGAGTTGGACTTGCAGTTTTAAACGTATCAGAGATTAAAACGCCAAAACTCTCAGGCAACCCTAGAAACGT